In Phaseolus vulgaris cultivar G19833 chromosome 7, P. vulgaris v2.0, whole genome shotgun sequence, the genomic stretch aatagtaattaatagTTTATTATAAACTGCAAATATCAACTATATTATGAAACAAATTAAAGTACTGATTATTTTTGGAAAGTATTTGGAATGAATGTTTTATAGAATTTCTCATCTGCTTATGTTTGTTAAACAATAACTTTATTTAATATTgcaatgttttttttctttgtaaaatcACAATTTTCAAACGGGAAGTGATAtgcttttttaaataattagtttgaATACTTTTCTTATTTGATATCTTAGGATATTTGTTAAAAGATAATTAGGTATTGAATATTATATGAGAGtagatttttaatattattccaataaacattatttttttatttcttaatcaATATCCTAAGAGCACTATTAACATTTgtcttaatttataatttacatcaaaatataagaaaacaaacattttTGTTTGACTCATTAGTGATATATAACTACCtttatttgtataaaaatataattaattacctCTTGTCTTAAAAATAACTCGCGCGCGTTTTCGGATAATTCGGGCagataataattttctttttttaagaaataacagtgttcaaaaactattttttgacAAAAATACATGTACTTTTGTGCAAGTTCTTAATAGTTATTACATGTACATTGTTTGTTTgcttactatttttaaaatacctAGATTTGGTGTGAAAGAATGATACGTTTTTACACTAAAGAATTTATTTAACACAGTTGATTTTAGTGGAGCATTATTCGgaatgaaattatattttttttaattctttattgaATGATTTAAAGAAAAGGTAACTTTTTTGGATGAAAAATTGTTTTCCATCAACTAGACCTTAACCTAACCTATAGTTAACTCTAATTTAATTCTGAGTTATCTCCAAACTTAATAGACCTTAACCTAACCTATAGTTAACtctaatttaaatataactcCAAACTCCAAATACTCTAACAgcgtgaaaaaaaaaacgaatgCTGCTGACATGCCCAGTTTTCTTTTATCTCTCCATCTCTTCCTTTTCTAttccttctctcttaatttcctcttctaatttttatttattttagaatatgaTTACACCACATTATACTTGtagagttaaggaacatttctatcgggcaaattttcaaataaagtaagttcatttttactctcaAGATTCCTTGTTCACTGTTTTTATAGTCATCAATTTTAGCGAAGTCAGCTAAGAAGACTATtcctctcaacttattatactatatactgaatttttgttctttttggataacttgcattaggcccttAAATCTTAGAGGATAAAACTCTAGAGGTTGCTTGTTAAGCAAACAATTAAGGTAAAAGAagctaaatttattttttaatagcaccctaggctagaagatctggatgtggagaGGATGTGGTCCCAGTATTCAATTTGTTTTGCatggatgttgtgtgtttatatattgtgttgtttgtttatatactatttaaacttgtagaaatattagattttgatgatttagtatttaagtgttttttttttatgttaaatagacttttgaatgttgtggatcacgttttgaatgatattgtatgatgaaaatggtatggaattgaattcatacaatATTTGAGATAATGTGTGGACtaatgtttgttgtgtattaagtattgatgtcgaTGTGATAATAGAGATCTTCGaacttcactgatgatctaagtcacagactaaaatatcaggtggtgagaaacTTACGGGgaagttcatgcacaccgtgacatatgagatgcacggtttgggttgtattgaacttatcATAATCATTTCTATTAGATTccctggtaatctttggatcaggtgtcgGTCTCtagtaggacttacttaataggGGTCTTTCGAAATACATTAGATGTTATTTTGTTGATTGAATATCCTGTATGTGTAGATGCACGTGAGAtctatttgattattttatgttgggatttaaagattgaataattgagaaattgatcattgTAATTCagttttctattttgatttaattgtgtatattataaatttttgttttcactGGCTTACCcttattttttttgtgtgttgtGAAATGCGATGAcagtactatgtacacgagtaGATGATCATACCGATATTAAAGATTTTAAAGACCTTTAGGATGTTCTTTTGAaccttatatattaaatatttgtatttcttaaattttaattataatttttttaagcttaatagaaaaatatataaaacatgtATTCTAATAGTTAAAATCAAGACGCTAGCATGTATGTTTCTTTTATTACTTACCATTGAATAGAATAATGTGttaaaatagttaattattatatgttaattatgtaaattaatttccaTAAATCTTATATATaacttaaatttgaaaaaaaatacacactccactaaatatattaacttatataagaaattattattaatatctcATGTATTATTTCTTCAATATTTggcaatatttattatttttgttattgttgaacctaatttcttcattttaaaagttaagtgatagataaaatgaatttttattgTGTATATTAATTGTGAATAGTTAGAAATACTTTCTTATAAACTTTTGATAGAGTATCTCCGGATTTTTACAATTtatcaaaaattatatttaaaaaaatacgaaTGTGGGtagttgtattttttaaaagacaactcctaatgaaaaattatattttaaaacatgatttttaatataaaaatggctatattttaaaatacaattttattttttccactAATTGAAgtcttatattaaaatatgggTTCCACTAAAAATAAATCAACGGAAGGCTGTATTTTGTTAAATAAGatgatttcaaaattatattttaaatgtatCTTCTTGATTAAAATCCGTATTTAAAGCATGATttactcatattttatataattttttaattaatcttaAAAGGTAAAAATgccactttttttttaataataaataataagatttggaaaattatattaacttaaatattaaatatatattttgtttaaaactttattatttgtttGTCATGACTCTACACTTAAAGTATGGGTAGAATTATATTAACTAATAACttctactaaaaaaaaattaaaattagatgaccgaaaaaccaatttttttatactttggGTAGAACCAAAACCAAAAATAGAAACAGTGAAATGCACCAAAATCATATTTATCCGTTGAAATTTTGATGGGTAAAAATAGGAACGCCACGTACTGCGTGCAGCTGTCGCAAAGGCATAAGATCTCCATGTTAATTTGAAGTAGGTGGGGGTTCGTGTTTCACCCTTAGCTTCGTTGCTTGCCTCCTCAAACATGGAGAAGAAAGAGGAGATAACGCTTCCATTGCCATTCCAGACCCATCTCAAGGGCCTTCTTAATGTTTCCTCCACTGCAACCTCTGCTGGCTCCCACAAACAACACTGTTCTCCGGCTGATGACTCCGACAGCTTCTATGATAAACTCTTTGACTTGTTGGACTCTTCTGGCCTCACTCTCGTGTGAGTTTTTCTGCTTCTATAAAACCAACACTTCACTCACTCAACAACATTCTAGCTTCCTCTTCTTTTTATATATCCTTAATGCTCTTcccatttttcattttatttctcTGATGGGGTGGTGAAACACTCAAATCATATTTCTTGTTTGGTTGCTCATACTGCATGCAAAGAAAGTTCACTCTTTTTTTAGTGGGTGCTTCCTGTTTTTCCAGTTTGAGCTGTCCCTTTTTCATGATCGTTCTCATGAACAAAAACAATCACCACCTTACTAACACAAAATTATTATCTGTTTTGTCTCAGTCAAGGTATGCGAGTTGGTACTTGTTGTTTGCCTTACAGTTGTTCTTTATCTCATTTTTTAGTCTACATCTACATGTGTTGTTAGTTCAACATGAAATTGTTGTGTTATTTAATAGATAACTGTGGGGAAAGGTGATGATGTGAAATATTAAAGGTTTGAATAATAATGCTTTATAATCCAATTCTACTTGGCAGTTTCAATGTCCGAGAAACATTGCTGGACTTGTACCTGTTTTACCTGGAGGTGACAAGAAGAGGAGGATATCACCAGGTATGTATATTGCATTACCCTGTGGGAGTGTGATCCTAATTGACATCAAGTTTTTTAGTTGTTTTGGTATGTTATTTTGTCTGTATTGAAGCTTCTTTGTGCTTGTGGAGTTTATTTATCCAAATCAGTCGTGGTTCTGTAACAGAGAGAGGCTAAATTAGTTATATATCTTTGCATGATTTATCTCTAATTTTTATGATGTTAATGTCGTGGATTTTCTCTTGATTTTTTTCAGGTTGGTCGAGAAAAGAAGTGGGGTGAAGTTGTCATAGCCTTGAAATTGGAAGGGAATAGTGTGCAGTTATGTGCTCAAGTTGAAAGGCTTTACTCACATCTTCTCTACCAGTTTGAGCAATTGTACTTCTACAGAAGTCCTGTAAAGCAAGTTCCCATATCTATCAGCAACGAAGGTTAGCCCAAGAGACCTACTATTATTTGTTGTTATTTAAGTAGATATAAATTCAGTCTGGCACTTCACGCATAAGTTTGATATAAGGGGATGTTCTTGGCAGTTTCTGCATACATTTACTGCTTGGACATATATAAAACAAGACACTTGAGCAACTTCTTTAATTGATGTTTTTGCTACACTTTGGTTTTTGGCTGAAAATGTACTGATTAACCTTAAGGGCCCTTTTTTTTTCTCCCTTTCCACATCTTCCTCTTTATTAGAAGGTCCACTTAGGAAGAAGAGGATCTCAAATGCAAGTTTGCCTCATACAATGGATGGTAAAGATGATCAGAAGAAGGCCACGGAAATGTCCAAGCAATACTCTTGCCACATGACAGGTTTGTTGATTGGCTAAAATCTTTCCATGTTTTGAGATATAAATGAATTAGTTTTCTTCAGTAACGTAGTGATCTCTTGTGACTTT encodes the following:
- the LOC137828190 gene encoding high mobility group B protein 10-like, with product MEKKEEITLPLPFQTHLKGLLNVSSTATSAGSHKQHCSPADDSDSFYDKLFDLLDSSGLTLVFNVRETLLDLYLFYLEVTRRGGYHQVGREKKWGEVVIALKLEGNSVQLCAQVERLYSHLLYQFEQLYFYRSPVKQVPISISNEEGPLRKKRISNASLPHTMDGKDDQKKATEMSKQYSCHMTGPGYVQQPVFLPTPSKEKKKRRGAPVGRKTAYQIFLKHECARLKTCNEALDGKILSMAIHSWRTMSDIAKQPYVEESKKNKEKIKEAMVSHSKQQKTEDTREEKWSSMCGDYHVTLHPEADDC